A region from the Osmerus eperlanus chromosome 11, fOsmEpe2.1, whole genome shotgun sequence genome encodes:
- the polr1g gene encoding CD3e molecule, epsilon associated protein, with the protein MSKDISPQRQDETTQEDSPSKRKKIDTTYKCPADFVSFSHKPCSSTLIDSVSDKNTELWLIKAPNSFKPNGFDSLQVSLSGLQTLQSGSGQIYSILATPPGANELRLLTSHSRLPEKAVCGPAFSGFLNVCENYGDVSTNQAPKAIPATPAPCIPPGLRQRFQPFGSKTPTLSGVEPESSPVPSASSSNPAPYLPRQLVRQEQEEETRKKRKREKRSLAMEGGGEEEERAQVSVKTEPAALTPSQWEAPEGLEETDPREKRKKKKKKRDKDRGAGEEEAEGVQGLGVTVKQEVEVKDERLDAAYGDVEDSGKKRKKKKKNRQEDD; encoded by the exons ATGTCTAAAGATATATCCCCACAAAGACAAGATGAGACTACCCAAGAGGATTCACCATCTAAACGGAAAAAGATAG acacGACGTATAAGTGCCCGGCGGACTTCGTGTCATTCTCCCACAAACCATGTTCCAGCACCCTGATAGACAGTGTCAGTGACAAAAACACAGAGCTCTGGCTAATCAAAGCCCCCAACAGCTTCAAACCGAACGG TTTTGACAGtttgcaggtctctctctcgggtCTGCAGACCCTGCAGAGCGGGAGTGGCCAGATCTACAGCATTCTGGCAACTCCCCCTGGTGCCAACGAGCTCCGCCTCCTCACAAGCCACTCCCGCCTCCCCGAGAAGGCGGTGTGTGGCCCTGCCTTCAGCGGCTTCCTGAACGTGTGCGAGAACTACGGCGACGTGAGCACCAACCAGGCCCCCAAGGCCATCCCTgccaccccagccccctgcatcccccccgGGCTACGACAGCGCTTCCAGCCCTTCGGCAGCAagacccccaccctctccgGGGTGGAACCAGAGAGTTCTCCTGTCCCTTCAGCGTCCTCCTCCAATCccgccccctacctcccccgTCAGCTGGTCAGAcaagagcaggaggaagagaccaggaagaagaggaagagagagaagaggagcctggcgatggagggagggggggaagaggaggagcgagcGCAGGTAAGTGTGAAGACGGAGCCTGCGGCTCTCACCCCCAGCCAGTGGGAGGCGCCAGAGGGCCTGGAAGAGACTGATccgagggagaagaggaagaagaagaagaaaaagagggatAAGGACAGAGGAGCgggggaagaggaggcagagggtgtgCAGGGGTTAGGCGTCActgtcaaacaggaagttgaggTGAAAGATGAAAGGCTCGACGCCGCCTATGGCGATGTAGAGGATTCTGggaaaaagaggaaaaagaagaagaaaaacagacAGGAGGATGACTAG
- the gpr4 gene encoding G-protein coupled receptor 4 yields the protein MCNITFCNVDSKIDQYFQPTLYIIVIVLGLPANCMALWAAYLQVRQRNELGIYLINLSIADLLYIFTLPLWIDYFLQHDDWIHGQESCKLFGFIFYTNIYVSIAFLCCISLDRYLAVAHPLRFTKVRRVKTALLVSAVVWVIEVVANSAPLFHDELFQDRFNHTFCFEKYPMQDWVAGMNLYRTFLGFLAPWAAMLAAYRGILRAVRGNVSTERQEKAKIKRLALSLLLIVLLCFGPYHFLLLWRSILFLRKPCDCGAEEDLFAAYHVALALTSLNCVADPILYCFVNEGARNDVGRALSSLLSCLHRGGGAPPADALNAGSVTLETPLAAKKQTAVYGVAGGEGKPSKYKTELVALRGECLQMTILSVKK from the exons ATGTGCAACATTACCTTCTGCAATGTGGACTCCAAGATCGACCAGTACTTCCAGCCCACGCTCTACATCATCGTCATCGTCCTCGGACTGCCCGCCAACTGCATGGCGTTGTGGGCCGCCtatctgcag gtgAGGCAGAGGAACGAGCTGGGAATCTACCTGATCAACCTCTCCATCGCCGACCTCCTCTACATCTTCACCCTGCCCCTGTGGATCGACTACTTCCTGCAGCACGACGACTGGATCCATGGGCAGGAGTCCTGCAAGCTGTTCGGCTTCATCTTCTACACCAACATCTACGTCAGCATCGCCTTCCTGTGCTGCATCTCCCTGGACCGCTACCTGGCCGTGGCTCACCCGCTCCGCTTCACCAAAGTCCGCCGGGTCAAGACCGCCCTGCTGGTCAGCGCCGTGGTCTGGGTCATCGAGGTGGTGGCCAACTCCGCCCCGCTCTTCCACGACGAGCTGTTCCAGGACCGCTTCAACCACACCTTCTGCTTCGAGAAGTACCCCATGCAAGACTGGGTGGCGGGCATGAACCTCTACCGTACCTTCCTGGGGTTCCTGGCGCCGTGGGCGGCCATGCTGGCGGCGTACCGCGGGATCCTGCGCGCGGTGAGGGGGAACGTGTCGACGGAGCGCCAGGAGAAGGCCAAGATCAAGCGTCTGGCCCTCAGCCTGCTCCTCATCGTGCTGCTGTGTTTCGGGCCCTACCACTTCCTGCTCCTGTGGCGGAGCATCCTGTTCCTCAGGAAGCCGTGCGACTGCGGCGCCGAGGAGGACCTGTTCGCCGCGTACCACGTGGCGCTGGCGCTGACCAGCCTCAACTGCGTGGCCGACCCCATCCTGTACTGCTTCGTCAACGAGGGGGCGAGGAACGACGTGGGCCGCGCGCTCTCCTCGCTGCTCTCGTGCCTCCACCGCGGCGGGGGCGCGCCGCCCGCCGACGCTCTCAACGCCGGCTCGGTCACCTTGGAAACGCCGCTGGCGGCCAAGAAGCAGACGGCGGTGTACGGTGTGGCGGGCGGGGAGGGGAAGCCGAGCAAGTATAAGACTGAGCTGGTCGCCCTGAGAGGGGAGTGTCTACAGATGACTATACTCAGTGTTAAGAAATGA